One Brassica napus cultivar Da-Ae chromosome C4, Da-Ae, whole genome shotgun sequence genomic region harbors:
- the LOC106451201 gene encoding apoptosis inhibitor 5-like protein API5 isoform X3, which yields MRGQFVRNDKFRLRFYEVSHKLKRHRLKDRHSSINSSLLCSSSSKLNDSPRETLIFLHSSKNTHHLSPQPLAMSEHQSEEFQQIEKLYDFSERLNASKDKSQNVEDYEGIIKMSKTSMKAKQLASQLIPRYFKFFPTLSTDAFDAHIDCIDDGELGVRVQAIRGLPLFCKDSPDIISKIVDVLVQLLNTEEPVERDAVHKALMSLIRQDPKASLTALFTHAGVTPTTDDQIREKVLNFIRDKVFPIKAELLKPQEEMERHITDLIKQSLEDVTGGEFKMFMDFLTSLSIFGGKAAQERMQELVEIIEGQADLNAQFDVSDTDHIDRFISCLPLALPFYARGAPTSRFLNYLNNHIIPVFDKLPEERKLDLLKALADISPYTTAQEARQMLPSIVQLLKKYMPAKKTAEEMNFTYVECLLYAFHHLAHKVPNATNSLCGYKIVTGQPSDRLGEDFSELNKDFTERLTTVEDLTKTTMKKLTQGMSEHNKAMSAAKTDEEKKTKKQNTTTGLRTCNNILAMTKPLHAKVPSFIGDTNMNLSWKEATKPLASAATTTTIGGKRPANSNNGSGNSGAAKKRRGSNGMPNQLVNKAFEGISSYGGGRGGNRSQGRRGGGGRRGRGRGRGHW from the exons ATGAGGGGTCAATTCGTAAGAAACGATAAATTCAGGCTGCGGTTTTATGAAGTTTCGCATAAACTGAAACGACACCGTTTAAAAGATCGTCACAGCAGCATAAACTCTTCTTTGCTCTGCTCTTCATCTTCAAAGCTTAACGATTCACCCAGAGAAACTCTCATCTTCCTACACTCTTCGAAAAACACCCACCAT CTCTCTCCTCAACCACTCGCAATGTCAGAGCACCAGTCCGAAGAATTCCAGCAAATCGAGAAGCTCTACGACTTCAGCGAGCGCCTCAATGCCTCCAAGGACAAGTCTCAG AATGTTGAGGACTATGAGGGGATTATCAAGATGTCGAAGACGAGTATGAAGGCGAAGCAGCTTGCCTCGCAGCTGATTCCACGCTACTTCAAGTTCTTCCCTACTCTCTCCACTGATGCTTTCGATGCGCATATAGACTGCATCGATGATGGAGAGCTTGGG GTACGGGTTCAAGCCATCCGCGGACTTCCACTGTTCTGCAAGGATTCTCCAGACATTATCTCTAAGATTGTTGATGTTCTTGTGCAACTTCTAAATACTG AGGAACCTGTGGAGCGTGATGCTGTGCATAAGGCTCTGATGTCACTGATTCGACAGGATCCAAAAG CATCTTTGACTGCATTGTTTACGCATGCTGGAGTTACTCCAACTACCGACGATCAAATTCGTGAAAAAGTTTTGAATTTCATCAGAGACAAG GTGTTTCCTATTAAAGCAGAACTCTTAAAGCCTCAAGAGGAAATGGAAAGGCATATAACAGATTTGATTAAACAG AGCCTAGAAGATGTAACTGGAGGAGAATTCAAAATGTTTATGGACTTCCTGACAAGCCTGAGTATATTTGGAGGGAAAGCTGCTCAAGAAAGAATGCAAGAACTTGTGGAAATTATTGAAGGACAGGCCGATTTAAATGCACAGTTTGAT GTATCAGATACAGACCATATTGACAGGTTTATATCATGCCTGCCATTGGCTCTTCCATTTTATGCG AGAGGTGCTCCAACCAGCAGGTTTCTCAACTACTTGAACAATCATATCATACCTGTTTTTGACAAG cTCCCAGAAGAGAGGAAGCTTGATTTGCTCAAAGCTCTAGCTGATATTTCTCCATACACAACCGCCCAGGAGGCAAGGCAGATGCTTCCTTCAATAGTTCAGCTTTTAAAG AAATACATGCCTGCTAAGAAGACTGCAGAGGAAATGAACTTCACATACGTGGAGTGTTTGTTGTACGCGTTCCATCACCTGGCCCACAAG GTTCCAAATGCAACAAACAGCTTGTGTGGGTATAAGATTGTGACCGGCCAGCCATCAGACAGACTGGGAGAAGACTTCTCGGAGTTGAACAAGGACTTCACTGAAAG ATTGACCACCGTTGAAGATCTAACCAAGACAACAATGAAGAAATTAACTCAGGGAATGTCTGAGCATAACAAAGCCATGTCGGCTGCTAAGACAGATGAAGAGAAG aaaacaaagaagcagaatACTACAACTGGACTTAGgacatgtaataacatattggCAATGACAAAG CCATTGCATGCAAAAGTGCCTTCATTTATCGGAGATACTAATATGAACCTTTCTTGGAAAGAAGCCACAAAGCCGTTAGCCTCAGCagcaacaactacaacaatcgG AGGAAAACGGCCTGCTAATAGCAACAATGGAAGTGGTAATAGTGGCGCAGCAAAGAAGAGACGTGGTTCTAATGGTATGCCAAACCAACTTGTGAACAAGGCTTTTGAAGGAATATCATCATACGGTGGTGGTAGAGGTGGAAACCGAAGTCAGGGAAGACGCGGAGGTGGTGGtcgaagaggacgaggaagaggaagaggtcACTGGTGA
- the LOC106451201 gene encoding apoptosis inhibitor 5-like protein API5 isoform X1, which produces MRGQFVRNDKFRLRFYEVSHKLKRHRLKDRHSSINSSLLCSSSSKLNDSPRETLIFLHSSKNTHHLSPQPLAMSEHQSEEFQQIEKLYDFSERLNASKDKSQNVEDYEGIIKMSKTSMKAKQLASQLIPRYFKFFPTLSTDAFDAHIDCIDDGELGVRVQAIRGLPLFCKDSPDIISKIVDVLVQLLNTEEPVERDAVHKALMSLIRQDPKASLTALFTHAGVTPTTDDQIREKVLNFIRDKVFPIKAELLKPQEEMERHITDLIKQSLEDVTGGEFKMFMDFLTSLSIFGGKAAQERMQELVEIIEGQADLNAQFDVSDTDHIDRFISCLPLALPFYARGAPTSRFLNYLNNHIIPVFDKLPEERKLDLLKALADISPYTTAQEARQMLPSIVQLLKKYMPAKKTAEEMNFTYVECLLYAFHHLAHKVPNATNSLCGYKIVTGQPSDRLGEDFSELNKDFTERLTTVEDLTKTTMKKLTQGMSEHNKAMSAAKTDEEKANVKTKKQNTTTGLRTCNNILAMTKPLHAKVPSFIGDTNMNLSWKEATKPLASAATTTTIGGKRPANSNNGSGNSGAAKKRRGSNGMPNQLVNKAFEGISSYGGGRGGNRSQGRRGGGGRRGRGRGRGHW; this is translated from the exons ATGAGGGGTCAATTCGTAAGAAACGATAAATTCAGGCTGCGGTTTTATGAAGTTTCGCATAAACTGAAACGACACCGTTTAAAAGATCGTCACAGCAGCATAAACTCTTCTTTGCTCTGCTCTTCATCTTCAAAGCTTAACGATTCACCCAGAGAAACTCTCATCTTCCTACACTCTTCGAAAAACACCCACCAT CTCTCTCCTCAACCACTCGCAATGTCAGAGCACCAGTCCGAAGAATTCCAGCAAATCGAGAAGCTCTACGACTTCAGCGAGCGCCTCAATGCCTCCAAGGACAAGTCTCAG AATGTTGAGGACTATGAGGGGATTATCAAGATGTCGAAGACGAGTATGAAGGCGAAGCAGCTTGCCTCGCAGCTGATTCCACGCTACTTCAAGTTCTTCCCTACTCTCTCCACTGATGCTTTCGATGCGCATATAGACTGCATCGATGATGGAGAGCTTGGG GTACGGGTTCAAGCCATCCGCGGACTTCCACTGTTCTGCAAGGATTCTCCAGACATTATCTCTAAGATTGTTGATGTTCTTGTGCAACTTCTAAATACTG AGGAACCTGTGGAGCGTGATGCTGTGCATAAGGCTCTGATGTCACTGATTCGACAGGATCCAAAAG CATCTTTGACTGCATTGTTTACGCATGCTGGAGTTACTCCAACTACCGACGATCAAATTCGTGAAAAAGTTTTGAATTTCATCAGAGACAAG GTGTTTCCTATTAAAGCAGAACTCTTAAAGCCTCAAGAGGAAATGGAAAGGCATATAACAGATTTGATTAAACAG AGCCTAGAAGATGTAACTGGAGGAGAATTCAAAATGTTTATGGACTTCCTGACAAGCCTGAGTATATTTGGAGGGAAAGCTGCTCAAGAAAGAATGCAAGAACTTGTGGAAATTATTGAAGGACAGGCCGATTTAAATGCACAGTTTGAT GTATCAGATACAGACCATATTGACAGGTTTATATCATGCCTGCCATTGGCTCTTCCATTTTATGCG AGAGGTGCTCCAACCAGCAGGTTTCTCAACTACTTGAACAATCATATCATACCTGTTTTTGACAAG cTCCCAGAAGAGAGGAAGCTTGATTTGCTCAAAGCTCTAGCTGATATTTCTCCATACACAACCGCCCAGGAGGCAAGGCAGATGCTTCCTTCAATAGTTCAGCTTTTAAAG AAATACATGCCTGCTAAGAAGACTGCAGAGGAAATGAACTTCACATACGTGGAGTGTTTGTTGTACGCGTTCCATCACCTGGCCCACAAG GTTCCAAATGCAACAAACAGCTTGTGTGGGTATAAGATTGTGACCGGCCAGCCATCAGACAGACTGGGAGAAGACTTCTCGGAGTTGAACAAGGACTTCACTGAAAG ATTGACCACCGTTGAAGATCTAACCAAGACAACAATGAAGAAATTAACTCAGGGAATGTCTGAGCATAACAAAGCCATGTCGGCTGCTAAGACAGATGAAGAGAAGGCAAACGTT aaaacaaagaagcagaatACTACAACTGGACTTAGgacatgtaataacatattggCAATGACAAAG CCATTGCATGCAAAAGTGCCTTCATTTATCGGAGATACTAATATGAACCTTTCTTGGAAAGAAGCCACAAAGCCGTTAGCCTCAGCagcaacaactacaacaatcgG AGGAAAACGGCCTGCTAATAGCAACAATGGAAGTGGTAATAGTGGCGCAGCAAAGAAGAGACGTGGTTCTAATGGTATGCCAAACCAACTTGTGAACAAGGCTTTTGAAGGAATATCATCATACGGTGGTGGTAGAGGTGGAAACCGAAGTCAGGGAAGACGCGGAGGTGGTGGtcgaagaggacgaggaagaggaagaggtcACTGGTGA
- the LOC106451201 gene encoding apoptosis inhibitor 5-like protein API5 isoform X2, with the protein MYVLLFFIAFPPPSSYNIYYRDEISCLSQTKCMYISISFTFLALSSLLNHSQCQSTSPKNSSKSRSSTTSASASMPPRTSLRFPIPQFFPTRVLKSSTLDHNVEDYEGIIKMSKTSMKAKQLASQLIPRYFKFFPTLSTDAFDAHIDCIDDGELGVRVQAIRGLPLFCKDSPDIISKIVDVLVQLLNTEEPVERDAVHKALMSLIRQDPKASLTALFTHAGVTPTTDDQIREKVLNFIRDKVFPIKAELLKPQEEMERHITDLIKQSLEDVTGGEFKMFMDFLTSLSIFGGKAAQERMQELVEIIEGQADLNAQFDVSDTDHIDRFISCLPLALPFYARGAPTSRFLNYLNNHIIPVFDKLPEERKLDLLKALADISPYTTAQEARQMLPSIVQLLKKYMPAKKTAEEMNFTYVECLLYAFHHLAHKVPNATNSLCGYKIVTGQPSDRLGEDFSELNKDFTERLTTVEDLTKTTMKKLTQGMSEHNKAMSAAKTDEEKANVKTKKQNTTTGLRTCNNILAMTKPLHAKVPSFIGDTNMNLSWKEATKPLASAATTTTIGGKRPANSNNGSGNSGAAKKRRGSNGMPNQLVNKAFEGISSYGGGRGGNRSQGRRGGGGRRGRGRGRGHW; encoded by the exons ATGTAcgttcttctcttcttcatagCTTTCCCGCCTCCTAGTTCCTATAACATCTACTACAGAGACGAGATCTCATGTTTATCTCAAACTAAGTGTATGTATATATCTATCTCCTTCACGTTTCTCGCTCTCAGCTCTCTCCTCAACCACTCGCAATGTCAGAGCACCAGTCCGAAGAATTCCAGCAAATCGAGAAGCTCTACGACTTCAGCGAGCGCCTCAATGCCTCCAAGGACAAGTCTCAGGTTCCCCATCCCTCAATTTTTCCCAACTAGGGTTTTGAAATCGAGCACTCTGGATCAT AATGTTGAGGACTATGAGGGGATTATCAAGATGTCGAAGACGAGTATGAAGGCGAAGCAGCTTGCCTCGCAGCTGATTCCACGCTACTTCAAGTTCTTCCCTACTCTCTCCACTGATGCTTTCGATGCGCATATAGACTGCATCGATGATGGAGAGCTTGGG GTACGGGTTCAAGCCATCCGCGGACTTCCACTGTTCTGCAAGGATTCTCCAGACATTATCTCTAAGATTGTTGATGTTCTTGTGCAACTTCTAAATACTG AGGAACCTGTGGAGCGTGATGCTGTGCATAAGGCTCTGATGTCACTGATTCGACAGGATCCAAAAG CATCTTTGACTGCATTGTTTACGCATGCTGGAGTTACTCCAACTACCGACGATCAAATTCGTGAAAAAGTTTTGAATTTCATCAGAGACAAG GTGTTTCCTATTAAAGCAGAACTCTTAAAGCCTCAAGAGGAAATGGAAAGGCATATAACAGATTTGATTAAACAG AGCCTAGAAGATGTAACTGGAGGAGAATTCAAAATGTTTATGGACTTCCTGACAAGCCTGAGTATATTTGGAGGGAAAGCTGCTCAAGAAAGAATGCAAGAACTTGTGGAAATTATTGAAGGACAGGCCGATTTAAATGCACAGTTTGAT GTATCAGATACAGACCATATTGACAGGTTTATATCATGCCTGCCATTGGCTCTTCCATTTTATGCG AGAGGTGCTCCAACCAGCAGGTTTCTCAACTACTTGAACAATCATATCATACCTGTTTTTGACAAG cTCCCAGAAGAGAGGAAGCTTGATTTGCTCAAAGCTCTAGCTGATATTTCTCCATACACAACCGCCCAGGAGGCAAGGCAGATGCTTCCTTCAATAGTTCAGCTTTTAAAG AAATACATGCCTGCTAAGAAGACTGCAGAGGAAATGAACTTCACATACGTGGAGTGTTTGTTGTACGCGTTCCATCACCTGGCCCACAAG GTTCCAAATGCAACAAACAGCTTGTGTGGGTATAAGATTGTGACCGGCCAGCCATCAGACAGACTGGGAGAAGACTTCTCGGAGTTGAACAAGGACTTCACTGAAAG ATTGACCACCGTTGAAGATCTAACCAAGACAACAATGAAGAAATTAACTCAGGGAATGTCTGAGCATAACAAAGCCATGTCGGCTGCTAAGACAGATGAAGAGAAGGCAAACGTT aaaacaaagaagcagaatACTACAACTGGACTTAGgacatgtaataacatattggCAATGACAAAG CCATTGCATGCAAAAGTGCCTTCATTTATCGGAGATACTAATATGAACCTTTCTTGGAAAGAAGCCACAAAGCCGTTAGCCTCAGCagcaacaactacaacaatcgG AGGAAAACGGCCTGCTAATAGCAACAATGGAAGTGGTAATAGTGGCGCAGCAAAGAAGAGACGTGGTTCTAATGGTATGCCAAACCAACTTGTGAACAAGGCTTTTGAAGGAATATCATCATACGGTGGTGGTAGAGGTGGAAACCGAAGTCAGGGAAGACGCGGAGGTGGTGGtcgaagaggacgaggaagaggaagaggtcACTGGTGA